The following are encoded in a window of Vibrio sp. SCSIO 43136 genomic DNA:
- a CDS encoding STAS-like domain-containing protein, producing MTSTKTIVVTKDFHPRPKGRYIQDAPGCDLTSGEAFRNMLVKELKKHDSVVVDLTGYNRYGRSFLDEAFGGLISRNGFTKKQLDQKLTVKHDDLDAVVLVIEERITSAEARRKK from the coding sequence ATGACTTCGACTAAAACTATAGTAGTTACAAAAGACTTCCACCCCAGACCCAAAGGCCGGTACATACAGGACGCACCTGGTTGTGATCTTACATCCGGCGAAGCCTTTAGAAACATGTTGGTGAAGGAACTAAAGAAACATGATTCTGTAGTTGTAGACCTAACAGGTTACAACAGATACGGACGATCATTTCTAGATGAAGCCTTCGGAGGGCTGATCTCTAGAAACGGTTTTACCAAAAAACAATTGGATCAGAAGCTAACTGTGAAACATGATGACCTAGATGCTGTAGTTTTGGTCATTGAAGAGCGTATCACTTCTGCAGAGGCCAGACGTAAAAAATAA
- a CDS encoding tyrosine-type recombinase/integrase — translation MNFELSRMKGMFNKLIELGEWTHLNPLDSLKQLKKSETEMGFLTLEQVEELLTHLGDNKRHLDMINIVKLCLATGARWSEAETLCGAQLSKCKVAYINTKTGKDRSVPIDQELYEQIYKPTSGPLFKPCYKNFVYQVKRKLKMEIPTGQASHILRHTFASHFIATNQVSPQKKPHKAALNYCF, via the coding sequence GTGAACTTTGAACTAAGCCGCATGAAAGGGATGTTCAACAAGCTGATTGAACTTGGAGAGTGGACGCACCTAAATCCATTGGACTCTTTAAAGCAGTTGAAGAAAAGTGAGACCGAGATGGGCTTTCTCACATTAGAGCAAGTGGAAGAACTACTCACCCATCTAGGAGACAATAAACGTCACCTTGACATGATCAACATTGTAAAGCTTTGCCTTGCCACTGGCGCCCGTTGGAGTGAAGCCGAAACACTTTGCGGTGCGCAGCTTTCAAAGTGCAAGGTAGCGTACATCAATACCAAGACAGGTAAGGACCGTTCAGTTCCTATCGACCAAGAGCTGTATGAGCAGATCTACAAACCAACGTCAGGCCCACTGTTCAAGCCTTGCTATAAGAACTTCGTTTACCAAGTAAAGCGCAAGCTGAAGATGGAAATACCAACAGGCCAAGCCTCTCATATTCTACGCCACACGTTCGCCAGCCACTTCATCGCCACTAACCAAGTATCGCCACAAAAAAAGCCGCACAAGGCGGCTTTAAATTATTGTTTCTAA
- a CDS encoding restriction endonuclease subunit S, whose translation MSDFEKELEQMSQQMGEEPEVKLPSLEEQKAVVAKLKQLEAEGKLTPEVLEEHFGQFYAKTETPVH comes from the coding sequence ATGAGTGATTTTGAAAAAGAGCTGGAGCAAATGAGCCAGCAAATGGGCGAGGAGCCTGAAGTTAAGTTGCCTTCACTTGAAGAGCAAAAAGCGGTGGTTGCAAAACTGAAGCAACTGGAAGCTGAAGGTAAGCTAACACCTGAAGTGCTTGAAGAGCATTTCGGCCAGTTCTATGCAAAGACCGAAACACCTGTTCACTAA